The window CTGCTTGAACTCTCTGTGCGTTCGCTCAAGCTACTCCCTCCCCCTCcatatggaaaaaaaattgtatGGTAATAGATCATCCTACAACCTGCTTGATAACAGACTGGATCAACTACAGAAGTTGGCTTATTTAACTATAGGATTGCTGTTACAGTTCTGCTTCCAAAGTAGCTCATCCTACAACCTGCTTGATAACAGACTGGAACACTCCCTTTGACTGCATATGAATGGGAACAAAACAGAGTGTTCACTGACTTTATCCGAATCCAAAAGTTCTATAAACACAGATTGACGCCTTTCCTTCAAATAATCAAAACCATTCATTTGCATCAAAGCTGAAAAACAAAAAAGTCTAACTAAATCAATTTGCATTAGCTACAACAACGTAAACAAAGCCAACATGTATCCCTCTACTTTAGACATAATAAACACCAAACAATTTTGAAAAGTATTTTCAAACTCAAACATTCCCTTGATTTGCTTCTTTCATGTTTCAAAGCTTGAATAGTTGTAAGAAACTACATTAACCTTAAAGTAATTCATATTGCCGAAGGCAATACAAAAGACCTTTACAAGACCATGGAATCCTTTCAATATTTGTGCTTTATTTTAACAGGAACGAACATTTGAGATTGACAATATAACACCCttcaaaaatattatttaagcCATATCtatttactattattatttaagATTATTGTAGAAaggaaatttcaaaataaatcaGTATACCTTTGCATCACAATGATCCAAATGCTGTATGTTTTTACATGCAGTTTTCAAGACAACAATAAGAGCTTCATAAGCACTCATTTCAAATATAAATAGCAGATTAATCTACTGGATATTATGAAAAAACTGTTATCTCAGATTTTCAAACATTGCAATAAACATCAAGACAAATAATCAGGATCTGGAAGCATGGGAAATAAGTATCATAAACTCATTCCGTATCGTTAAAATGACAATAGATTCTCACCTATCATGCAAATGAAAAGAAAACTTTAAGCAAATAACTGCTTTGATTACCGTAGTAATCTCATATTCTATTTTGGCATTGCAATTTTACAGATGCAATAGCTTAGTAAGCTGCTGCCCGTGCAATAAGATATTACTAATTGCACAACCCAAACAAAGTTGAAAGACTTATCAAATCATGCATGTTCTTCACAAAGATTCTCATCCCCCACAAAAATCAATATCCCTAGCATAAACTCCCTATAAAGTATTTTGACTAACTCTTTACACCTATATAATGGGTATCGGACTCTtactaaaataaattgaattagaGGACCAATAATTTAGTGCAGCACAACATCATTTGTAAGAAGGTAATAAATGTCAATTTCAGCTCATCATTTCACCTGGTATGCCTGAAGACAGTTTATAGTAATTCCACGATGTCTTTATTCTCCGCTACCAAGGCAAATGTGGTGTTGTCTGCACAGAAACCCTTGTCACGCATTTCATGAATGAGTTTTGCTGCCATCGCCAAATCCTTGCGCCTAAGAAATCCATGAATAATCACATTATAACAGCAATTATTTGGCGAGAAGAGATTGTTTTCCATATTTCTGAAGATCTGGTATGCTTCATCTAGGAATCCTTTCTTGCTAAGCCCATCAATGATTATACTATACGTGTATATTGTAGGCTGCAACCCATCAGCAAAAAATCTAGATAACAATTTCTTGACATCTTTAAACCTTCCAGCTTTGCACATGCCTTGAATTAGGATAGTATATGTAACTGCATTAGGCTTCAATTTTCTCACTTCCATTTCATGAAATAAGGAGAATGCTATATCAAGATGCCCGTTTTTACAAAAACCATGTAGCAAAGCTGAGTATGTTACTACATCGGGAAGGTAGCCACTTGCACATGAGTCCTTCAAAAACTCGAGTGCTTCCCAAGGTCTTCTGGCATGACATAAGCCGTATATAATAGAATTATAAGTAtattgatttgggactaaatcTCTAGAAGACATTTCATAAAGAAGTTGTTTTGCCTCGTAAATAAGTTTCTTCTTACCATACCAGTTGATCAAGGTGTTATATGTACGGACATTAGGATTGCATCCCTTTCTCTTCATCACATCAAACACTTTAATAGCTAGATGCATTTGTCCATGTAAGCCATATCCATCTATTAGTGAAGTGTATGTAATGACATTAGGCTCAACACCTGTTTGAATCATTTTACTGACCATAGATTGGGCCTTCATTATCATTCCTCCTTTGCAAAGTTCATCAACTAATATACTGTAACTAACTACATCAGGCACAATATTCTTAACCAGCATTTCTTCAAACAACGCAGAAGCTTCCTTCCACTTGCTCGAATAACACAGACCATGAATTAGTGAATTGTAAGTGATAACATTAGGCAAAACTTCTCGACTCTTAATCTCTTTGAAGAGCTCAAATGCTTCCTTAACTTGGTTACACTTACAAAGACCATCAATAATGGCACTGTATGTCACAACATCAGGCTCACAACCTTTCTCAACCATTCTTTTCAGCAAACAAACAGCTACATGCATATTTCCAATTTTACATAGACCATTCACAATAGTACTATAAGTGATGACGTTAGGTTGATGACCCATGGCCTCTATCTTGTCAAATAGATCTACAGCATGACCAATTTTACCATCTCTACAGAAACCATTAATTAAAGTACTGAAGGTCACAATGCTAGGTTGAAAACCAAGCTTGTAAATTTTGGAGAGAACAGAAAACCCCAAATCAACACGCTCTAAATGGCAGAAACAATTAATTAAGATATTACAAGTGTAAATATTGGGTTTAATTCTCACCAATTCCATCTGCTTGGACAAGGAAATGACAGTCTGAAATTGCTTCATCTTAACCAGTGCAGACAGCAATTTATTGAACTCGATTACAGAAGGTCGGGTCCTTGTACGAagaagcttattaaaggaagaGACAGCTTCATTGACCTCAGTGGCAGAGTTATGAGTATGGAGGAGAGAAATGAAAGCCTTAATCTGATGAAATGGAGAAGAAGTGAGAGATGAAGCTGAAGAGGAAGAAGCAAGAAGGCGTCTGGTGGTGATGGTGAGCATGGTGGTGATGCGAGATTGAAGGGAGAATTTGGGCAGCGGCTGAACTCAGAAAAACCCTAACAATTGAGGATGAAATTGTATTAATGTGTTATTTTTGTAGTACGGAGAGGTCATATACTGCTCCCCGAGACACGTACCATCAAATTAATAAATCGGTGCACAAATGTTGTATGCATACAGTAAAGGTAAAATTAGGAGTTGTTAGGTTAAGCATCTCGTTTTTATGTGAGATTTGATTACGTACTGTGATCTTATATAATAATTTGAAGAACCAGatacttctaataatttgcaTTAAACTAGATTTGTATTAGCACTATGTACGGATTAaccataaatatatttaaaataaaatatattttaattttaatttttttatattatttataaactGTAATAAAAAATACGCaactctaaaaaaaataaacatgtttaattttctattagttcaatgttagtttctaaaaaaaataataacatttttacttttttaatgtgttggaggttaaaaaaaatttgcccaACCCGTTAGGGCTGGCCTTTGGAAATTTACCATCAATCGCACAattaatttcgattttttttgacgtttttttttactgatatgtttgagccgCGGGTCCTGATTCCGCCACTgctttccctattaacttttCTATTAAACCAAAAAGTAAAATTCATTAACTCTAATTGTTGAAAGAATTCTAAACCAAACTTCATACAAAGAAATCCTCGGCTCAAAATCTATTGCATCCATTTCATTGAGCTTTTGCACAAAATCTTTGATGTGTGTGGATCAAAGACACTCTCAATGAAGTTATCTACTTTAATGATATCTTGATAGGTTACTTTAGCATACTGAACTATCACAATTTCTCTAAATATAGGATGTTCCCATTCTAATATGAAGTTGATCCATTTCATCTTCAGAtaagaatagaaaaaaatttgaaaatcctTTTAGCATTAAAAATCTCTAGCGCAAGCTAATACTTCATACAAGAAATTATATGTAACCCAGAAAAGACTATATATTTCCCACCAGTTAACATcatcaataacaatatgataagcTGGAAGAAACGATGAAAACCACTGCAAATCACTACAATAACTCACTTGAACCAAACCCAAATTGCATTGAAGTAACCAATAAGTTTTCACACATAGAACTAATATGATGTGAAATTGTTGGAAGAGCTTATGATGGAAAACGTTGAGAAAATAAAGTAAAGGTCTAAATTAAGGACTTGTCCATGGATCGGGTTGGGCCGGGCTCGGATCGGACCtgttggatttttagataaaaatgctCGGCCCAAACCCAGCCTAACCACTATTAATTTAGATGGACTTGGGACGGGCTGGgttcgggcttaaaaatcaaatcccaagcccaacccatataagcttacctaaatataaatataaaattattaattatataaaataaatatgatacttaaaaataaatatttaatatataaatatatatatttattaattaatattaatagacgggCCGGCTGGACCGGctcgtgttatttttattaatcccaagcccgcccaaaaaataggcgggcttgGGTCGGGCTGGACCTATGAACAGTTTTTATTGTCCAAACCCGGTCCAAGGGACACGGGTCTGGGCGGACCGGACGGGTACCCGTGTCCATGGACAGGTCTACGctaatacattatttgcctcctgaacttgtccaaattgctTGATTGGTCCCccgaactttcaaagtgtcctgatagctctctcaacttgcataaaatgttcagttagcctcctaaaattgcgtaaaatgtaatcaattgatcattcggtcgcaaaaaaagtaagttaaatgcgaaagatgtattgtacgagtttaaaaaaaagtaaaacgaccaaaatcagagtatgcagttctaatattagagaagacgaGTTGTATAGTTgggcaagtaataacttcatttttaattattttgtaattGTGTAATAACATTCTATGATGCGTGGAATcaatcttccgcatttaacttactttttttatgactgagtgatcaattgattacattttatgtaatttcagggggctaactgaacattttatgaaAGTTGAAGGGGCTATTGGAACACTATGAAAATTCAGAGgaccaatcaaatttttttggacaaattcaaaagacaaataatgtattaagtctaaaataaaattatgaaacATCATGAAAGAATCAAtcaacatggaaagataaaaatATGCTTTGATAACCGCATTGTTGGCTACTGCCAATCCAgccttgatcacatgcaccttaatgagcatgtagaatttacTCATTCATCGTTAAATTtagacttattagaatcctaagatgCAGATTCAAAGCATATAAGCCTATATTTAACGGTGAATAAACAAATTCACTTACATGTGAAAATTCTTGCTGCCAACAACATCAGTTACTGAATCAACTGTTGTTTAGATTTATTTGCATTGGTTTAATTCAATAGTTGCTGCAACTTATGGTCAAAATCATGCATTTTGTTGTTTTGTCATTTCAAGAAATCTATATCATATAAAAACAAAGGCAATGATAAACTTACACATATTGTAATCTTTTACCAGAACTATATTGTCTTGGTATTCATATCCATTATAATAAGAGTCTTCCaagtagggctgtaaatgagctgaGCCACTCATGAGCAGTTTGGTGGTCTCAGTTCAATAAAAGCTCAACTCGGCTTGACTCAATTTGTAAACAAACTGCTTGTGAGTATGATTTATCGGCTCGGtttgtaaacgagccaagcttgagcaaATCAAAACTcgactcgaaagctcgcgagcaggctcgattagaatatttataaacaaattttagttttgtggTAGTTCATAAATATCTAAActttatattatttcatttgctattagataaGTTCATAAATGAGTAATAAACGAattatttgtaagcatcttctTTATTTATTCAAGAAATTTGTTtgtgtatttatttatgtaacaATTAAAGAGCTAGATgtttcataaatataattaacgatttacttataaacaattcatggttagataattttcttaatggacTAAGTTCAAATTGGATTTTAGGCTCGAataagctcgaagctcggctttggctcgtttattttctaatgagctgATCGAAGCTTGaacaagccaaagctcggctcggctcggctcgattacagtcCTACCTCCAAGCATATAATTCAACAATATGAAAAAGAGGGAAGGAAGGCAATATTGAGGAGAGATTGTTGCAAATGGAGATTTTAGTGAGAGTCAAAAGTTCGAGGAAGATAAAGATGAGTAGGAAATGTAGACGTTAAACCcgtattggtgttattttgtacgtgaaatctaaattgatactttctcaaaaaccataaatctattttggtatcttatcccgaaaaaaaagttaagaaaaaaaagTTCAGTGATTGTTTTGAAATTAATCCAAACTAGACCGATTAAGGATGCAATTTACCCGCATATATGAGTTTCCTTTTCTTTCTCCTCTCATTCCCtccactttctctctctctctctctctctctctacggCCTTGCGGTGATGCAGCAATTACAGTAATAATCTCCGGCGGTTTCCGTTCCCCTCCCCTCTGCTTCATTTCATCCCTTTCCTCTTCATCTGAGTTGGTACACCGCATGAGGTTAGGgttgtttctttctttttgtatCTGAGTTAATGCGTGTGAGTATATGTTAATGTCGACTGGTTTTTTAGGTTTCGACTTCGAATTGGATTTGTTAGGGTTTCTCTGGAATGTGTTATGAAACTAATTTGACTTTGATTTCATCAGTTAACTATTTGCATTTGATGCTTTAAATTTGCTGGATCATACCTGTTATTTGGCTGTTAAAGGAAATGTTAGGTAAGAaattaggataaataatttggtagtacttgattttttttttttttttttttttattatctattTAGCTAGTAAGTGCTCGTATTGGCAAAAATTTCGCTAGAAATGATTTTGCATATGTTTGTGCCTAGTTCTGGGTTTGTAACTTGATTCTGGTTCACCAACCAGCTAGAATAAGGAGCTTCTTTCATAAACAAGGATTAAGCTCGTCGGATGTGAGTTAATATGTGATTTGATAGGAATTGGTACTCATGTTTGACAATACACCAAGTGATAAATTGGATTATTTATCCGTAATGTATGAGGTCTTAGATCCGGTCTGACCTGCAAAATAAGAGGAGTGCCGGTAATTCGATCTTGGGCACTCTGATGATGAAGTCATATGGCTAGATGAATCATTTTGGACGAGTATGATGAGAGTAATAGCAATAATGATGATCCACATACCTTGAAGGTCTGTGTGCCATTATATAGGATGTAATTGATCCTAATTAAAGTAGAACTAATATGCCTATTCATTCAATGGATAAAGTAGTATAAACAGAATAGGACACAAACTTCCTATTTCAAGGACTGGCACGTGACGACATAAGAGAGAACTTTTGGCAAACTGCTAGGTCAACACTTGTCCTCAACATTCTGTTCAGATGCAAAATAAGAGGAGTGCCGGTAATTCGGTCTTGGGAACTCCGATGATGAAGTCATATGGCTATATGAATCATGATGGACGAGTTGTATGATGAGAGTAATATCACCAATGATGATCCGCATACCTCGAAGGTTTGCATGCCTTTATATAGGATGTATCATCGATCATAATTAAAGGAGAACTAATATGCTTATTCATCCAATAAGTAAGTAGTATAAACAGAATAGGACACGAACTTCCTGTTTCGAGGACTCGCACGTGATGATATAAGGGAGAACTTTTGGCAAACTGCTATGTCAACACTTGTCCTCAACATTTGGTTCGGATAGCTAGGTCCTACTCGTTCTATCATCAGAGAACCGGGGATAACATCCGGTGTGTTATCACCACCAAGTGAAAACAAGGAGCAACCAGACTATACGaaatctagaaaagctttatcTTTACTCAAGACTTTGTTTCTTATACAGATTTTGATGTTTCTATTTGTCTTTCTGAATTAGGATATATATGAATTGGGGAATTTCTAAATTCCACCCTAAAAGAATAAGAGCTCCATATATTTCATACGAGACTATTTTTACATATTGTTTCTTAATCTTCGTGTTTAGAGGAAAGGTAAGAGTTGTAGACAGTATAGACTATTTGTTGagaaattttagtatattttggATTGCAAATGGAGCGGGAATTATCCATCCCGAAATCACCAGCTGGGGTGAAAAATAAAGCCCCGGGAAAAATGGACTCAATGGTGGTGCATCAGGATGCTTTTTGTAGTTATTTCATCTTTAATTTGCACTTTATAACACTCTAATGATCCAGTTTATAGGTAAGCAAACTAATGGGGGTTTACTTGTGCAGACTCAAGGTCTAGCCATGAGTGAGCAGGAAGCAGATTCATCGGAGAATTCTCGCAGAACTCTACTATACCACTATCACCATAAGCGAGTCAAAACGAGCAATGGTT is drawn from Euphorbia lathyris chromosome 9, ddEupLath1.1, whole genome shotgun sequence and contains these coding sequences:
- the LOC136206007 gene encoding putative pentatricopeptide repeat-containing protein At1g12700, mitochondrial isoform X2; this encodes MGHQPNVITYSTIVNGLCKIGNMHVAVCLLKRMVEKGCEPDVVTYSAIIDGLCKCNQVKEAFELFKEIKSREVLPNVITYNSLIHGLCYSSKWKEASALFEEMLVKNIVPDVVSYSILVDELCKGGMIMKAQSMVSKMIQTGVEPNVITYTSLIDGYGLHGQMHLAIKVFDVMKRKGCNPNVRTYNTLINWYGKKKLIYEAKQLLYEMSSRDLVPNQYTYNSIIYGLCHARRPWEALEFLKDSCASGYLPDVVTYSALLHGFCKNGHLDIAFSLFHEMEVRKLKPNAVTYTILIQGMCKAGRFKDVKKLLSRFFADGLQPTIYTYSIIIDGLSKKGFLDEAYQIFRNMENNLFSPNNCCYNVIIHGFLRRKDLAMAAKLIHEMRDKGFCADNTTFALVAENKDIVELL
- the LOC136206007 gene encoding putative pentatricopeptide repeat-containing protein At1g12700, mitochondrial isoform X1 gives rise to the protein MLTITTRRLLASSSSASSLTSSPFHQIKAFISLLHTHNSATEVNEAVSSFNKLLRTRTRPSVIEFNKLLSALVKMKQFQTVISLSKQMELVRIKPNIYTCNILINCFCHLERVDLGFSVLSKIYKLGFQPSIVTFSTLINGFCRDGKIGHAVDLFDKIEAMGHQPNVITYSTIVNGLCKIGNMHVAVCLLKRMVEKGCEPDVVTYSAIIDGLCKCNQVKEAFELFKEIKSREVLPNVITYNSLIHGLCYSSKWKEASALFEEMLVKNIVPDVVSYSILVDELCKGGMIMKAQSMVSKMIQTGVEPNVITYTSLIDGYGLHGQMHLAIKVFDVMKRKGCNPNVRTYNTLINWYGKKKLIYEAKQLLYEMSSRDLVPNQYTYNSIIYGLCHARRPWEALEFLKDSCASGYLPDVVTYSALLHGFCKNGHLDIAFSLFHEMEVRKLKPNAVTYTILIQGMCKAGRFKDVKKLLSRFFADGLQPTIYTYSIIIDGLSKKGFLDEAYQIFRNMENNLFSPNNCCYNVIIHGFLRRKDLAMAAKLIHEMRDKGFCADNTTFALVAENKDIVELL